One Luteibacter aegosomaticola genomic window carries:
- a CDS encoding undecaprenyl-phosphate glucose phosphotransferase — protein MQLKKINALVDLELRVGDLMSAVTAAHVAYLARFQGDAMDRTYAAAMVILVLFTLVGSMLFRVYEQPLGERPISQFLRIATSWCIAFAGLMVMGYLLKIGDSFSRGWVLLTLPFGLIGFGLVRLIALVALRRLRTRGEGIARCLLVGATDSGLHMLEQVRGNPALGMDITGYVKTSYDHGVPEGVPKVGSLLELEDILERGEWDEVLLALPVSANRAITYAMDRMEQHVVTVKFVPDLLGRQLINHQMEDCAGVPIVTLRSSPLEGHAWLVKNIEDRLLAGAILLMISPIMLMLAVGVKLSSPGPVLYRQRRIGLDGKEFEMMKFRSMPVDMEKSGKVAWGGAQNKTTTRFGKFIRQTSLDELPQFLNVLRGDMSIVGPRPERPMFVEQFKGEIDGYMHKHLVKAGITGWAQVNGWRGDTDLTRRIEHDLYYINHWSLAFDLRIIFLTIFKGFVHSENQSSSRTGVTATAGAQPAESAIEETP, from the coding sequence ATGCAACTGAAAAAAATCAACGCTTTAGTTGATCTGGAGCTTCGCGTCGGTGACCTGATGAGTGCGGTCACCGCGGCCCACGTGGCCTATCTGGCTCGCTTTCAAGGCGATGCCATGGATAGGACGTATGCGGCCGCCATGGTCATCCTTGTGCTGTTCACATTGGTGGGCTCCATGCTCTTCCGTGTGTACGAACAGCCATTGGGTGAGCGCCCGATCAGCCAATTCTTGCGCATTGCAACATCATGGTGCATTGCCTTTGCGGGCCTCATGGTGATGGGTTATCTGCTGAAGATCGGCGATTCCTTCTCGCGTGGCTGGGTGTTGCTGACACTTCCGTTCGGTCTCATTGGATTTGGTTTGGTGAGACTGATCGCGCTTGTTGCGTTGCGTCGCCTGCGTACGCGCGGCGAAGGCATTGCGCGTTGCCTTCTTGTCGGCGCGACCGATTCAGGTTTGCACATGCTCGAGCAGGTGCGCGGCAATCCTGCGCTGGGCATGGATATCACGGGGTACGTCAAGACGAGCTACGACCACGGCGTACCGGAAGGCGTGCCGAAAGTGGGTTCGCTCCTTGAGCTTGAAGACATCCTGGAGCGCGGTGAATGGGACGAGGTGCTTCTCGCGCTACCGGTTAGTGCAAATCGCGCCATTACGTACGCCATGGACCGCATGGAGCAGCATGTGGTCACGGTGAAGTTCGTACCTGACCTGTTGGGGCGCCAGCTCATCAATCACCAGATGGAAGATTGCGCGGGCGTACCTATCGTCACGCTTCGTTCCAGCCCGCTCGAAGGCCATGCCTGGCTGGTGAAGAACATCGAAGATCGGCTGCTCGCCGGCGCGATTCTCCTGATGATCTCGCCGATCATGCTCATGCTTGCCGTCGGCGTGAAGCTTTCCAGCCCTGGACCGGTGCTCTACCGCCAGCGCCGCATCGGTCTCGATGGCAAGGAATTCGAGATGATGAAGTTCCGCTCCATGCCGGTGGATATGGAGAAAAGCGGGAAGGTCGCGTGGGGTGGTGCACAGAACAAGACCACGACGCGCTTTGGCAAATTCATCCGCCAGACCAGCCTGGACGAGCTACCGCAGTTCCTGAACGTGCTCCGTGGCGACATGTCCATCGTGGGGCCGCGGCCGGAGCGGCCGATGTTCGTGGAGCAGTTCAAGGGCGAGATCGATGGATACATGCACAAGCACCTGGTGAAGGCCGGTATCACTGGTTGGGCCCAGGTCAACGGATGGCGCGGTGATACCGACCTGACGCGGCGTATCGAGCACGACCTGTACTACATCAACCATTGGTCGCTCGCGTTCGACCTGAGGATCATTTTCCTCACCATCTTCAAAGGCTTCGTGCATAGCGAGAACCAATCGTCCTCACGCACGGGTGTCACGGCTACCGCGGGAGCGCAGCCGGCTGAGTCCGCGATCGAGGAGACGCCTTAA
- a CDS encoding polysaccharide biosynthesis/export family protein: MKLLPTLGVAGCSLLLHACVLAPGQHMNTSELNDKQSATGARYQLVPITPKLIAMDKASASPASLDPSLTAYKPDDYHIGPGDSLYITVWEHPELTSPAGSQQQTAANGRLVRPDGTLFYPYVGQINAAGLTIEQLRTEISNRLTKYIAKPQVDISIVGFASQRVTMGGAFTNTSPQNITVAPLTLSQAVGAAGVNAQIADLSNVVLRRDNQEYHLDLDKLSHTLQGGQDIYLKGGDSIYMPYNDNHEVYVLGEVLRPQAISFKTSDLSLTQALGRSGGLNQTSARGKSVYVIRGVENMEKAPATIYQLDNNSPAAYAIAGQFAVEPGDVVYVGPAGITRWNRFISQLLPLSGLINNAATAQYNLDRDSQL, translated from the coding sequence ATGAAGTTACTGCCGACCCTCGGTGTGGCCGGATGCAGCCTGCTCCTGCATGCCTGCGTCCTGGCCCCCGGCCAGCACATGAATACCAGTGAGCTGAATGACAAGCAGAGCGCCACTGGCGCGCGATACCAGCTTGTTCCCATCACCCCGAAGCTCATCGCGATGGACAAGGCATCCGCCTCCCCGGCCAGCCTTGATCCATCGCTTACTGCCTACAAACCCGACGACTATCACATCGGCCCCGGCGATTCGCTGTACATCACCGTTTGGGAGCATCCTGAACTCACCTCGCCCGCCGGCTCCCAGCAACAGACGGCCGCGAATGGCCGCCTTGTCCGGCCGGATGGCACGCTGTTTTATCCCTATGTAGGCCAGATCAACGCTGCGGGCCTGACTATCGAGCAGCTGCGCACCGAAATCTCCAACCGGCTCACCAAGTACATCGCGAAGCCCCAGGTCGATATCAGCATCGTCGGATTCGCAAGCCAACGCGTCACCATGGGTGGCGCCTTCACGAATACTTCACCCCAGAACATCACGGTGGCGCCGCTTACGCTATCGCAGGCCGTGGGCGCCGCGGGCGTGAATGCACAGATCGCTGACCTGTCGAACGTCGTGTTACGTCGCGACAACCAGGAATACCACCTGGACCTCGACAAGCTCTCGCATACGCTGCAGGGCGGCCAGGACATCTATCTCAAGGGCGGCGATAGCATCTACATGCCCTATAACGATAACCACGAGGTCTACGTGCTTGGTGAGGTGCTGCGCCCGCAGGCCATCTCCTTCAAGACGAGCGACCTCAGTCTCACCCAGGCCCTCGGCCGCTCGGGCGGCCTCAACCAGACCAGTGCGCGCGGCAAGTCCGTCTACGTGATACGCGGCGTCGAGAACATGGAAAAGGCCCCTGCCACCATCTACCAGCTCGACAACAACTCGCCCGCCGCGTACGCGATCGCCGGCCAGTTCGCTGTCGAACCCGGCGATGTCGTGTATGTCGGCCCGGCCGGCATCACCCGCTGGAACCGCTTTATCAGCCAGCTCCTTCCGCTTTCGGGCTTGATCAACAACGCGGCTACCGCCCAGTACAACCTGGATCGCGACAGCCAGCTGTGA
- a CDS encoding UDP-glucose dehydrogenase family protein, whose product MKVTIFGTGYVGLVTGACLAEMGNHVVCVDIDEAKVEGLKKGIIPIYEPGLEPIVKRNYAAGQIDFTTDPASAISHGEIIFIAVGTPPDEDGSADLKYVLSVARTIGTHLDRYAVVVNKSTVPVGTADRVRGAIAEVLSGRGANVEFDVVSNPEFLKEGDAVEDCLRPDRIVVGASSERAVSRLRKLYAPFNRNHDRMVVMDERSAELTKYAANAMLATKISFMNEIANIAERVGADVELVRQGIGSDPRIGYHFIYPGAGYGGSCFPKDVQALERIARTHNYDARLLTAVEAVNHTQKTRVFAQILRHFNGDIAGKTIALWGLAFKPNTDDMREAPSRRLIEALWEAGARVRAYDPEASEETTRIYGQRDDLVLCEKPYDALEGADVLALVTEWKAFRSPDFARIKAALKEPALFDGRNLYDPATVEDAGLAYYGIGRGRSLQR is encoded by the coding sequence ATGAAGGTCACAATCTTTGGTACCGGTTATGTAGGTCTGGTCACCGGCGCCTGTCTCGCGGAAATGGGCAATCACGTCGTCTGCGTAGACATCGACGAAGCCAAGGTAGAGGGCCTCAAGAAAGGCATCATCCCGATCTATGAACCCGGCCTGGAACCGATCGTCAAGCGCAACTACGCTGCCGGACAGATCGATTTCACGACGGATCCAGCGTCGGCCATCAGCCACGGCGAAATCATCTTCATTGCTGTCGGCACCCCACCGGATGAGGATGGCAGCGCCGATCTCAAGTACGTCCTGAGCGTCGCCCGCACCATCGGCACGCATCTCGATCGCTATGCGGTGGTCGTGAACAAGTCCACGGTACCCGTGGGCACGGCCGATAGAGTTCGTGGCGCCATCGCGGAAGTGCTCAGCGGACGCGGCGCCAACGTTGAATTCGACGTGGTATCGAATCCTGAGTTCCTGAAGGAGGGCGATGCCGTCGAGGATTGCCTGCGGCCTGATCGGATCGTGGTCGGCGCATCGAGCGAGCGCGCGGTGAGCCGCCTGCGCAAGCTCTACGCACCGTTCAACCGCAACCACGATCGCATGGTGGTCATGGATGAGCGCTCCGCCGAGCTAACAAAGTACGCGGCTAACGCCATGCTTGCGACGAAGATCAGCTTCATGAACGAGATCGCCAACATCGCCGAGCGGGTCGGCGCGGACGTCGAACTCGTGCGCCAGGGCATTGGCTCCGACCCGCGCATCGGTTACCACTTCATCTACCCAGGCGCAGGCTACGGTGGCTCGTGCTTCCCCAAGGATGTGCAGGCCCTGGAGCGCATTGCTCGCACGCATAACTACGATGCGCGCCTGCTGACCGCCGTCGAGGCAGTGAACCACACGCAGAAGACCCGCGTGTTTGCGCAGATCCTCCGCCATTTCAATGGCGACATCGCTGGCAAGACCATCGCCCTGTGGGGGCTGGCGTTCAAGCCGAACACCGATGACATGCGCGAGGCGCCGAGCCGCCGCCTGATCGAAGCGCTGTGGGAGGCCGGCGCCCGCGTACGTGCCTATGACCCGGAGGCCAGCGAAGAGACCACGCGCATCTACGGCCAGCGCGACGACCTTGTCCTCTGCGAGAAACCATACGACGCGCTGGAAGGTGCAGACGTGCTAGCCCTGGTCACCGAGTGGAAGGCCTTCCGTAGCCCGGATTTCGCCCGGATCAAGGCGGCCCTGAAAGAGCCCGCGCTATTCGACGGCCGCAATCTGTACGACCCGGCGACGGTGGAAGACGCGGGCCTCGCTTACTACGGCATCGGTCGCGGCAGATCCCTGCAACGCTGA